A single Nostoc sp. PCC 7107 DNA region contains:
- a CDS encoding YbjN domain-containing protein, whose translation MASYPETLTNDEFIQELLEEKTIINHVEVIENVIDSLEQDDSAMVSHTPEGAYLWKFNYGSVEVFVQLTGTTDEDTITVWSVVLKLPAKNEPKLMRQLLEMNCSGTFEARFGIIENQVVVISTRTLAELSPGEVSRLITIVATIADNNDEALQSKFGAA comes from the coding sequence ATGGCAAGCTACCCAGAAACCCTAACTAACGATGAATTCATTCAGGAACTACTTGAGGAGAAAACAATTATCAACCATGTAGAAGTAATTGAAAACGTCATCGACTCCTTAGAACAAGATGACAGTGCAATGGTTAGCCACACTCCAGAAGGTGCTTATCTCTGGAAGTTTAACTACGGTAGCGTGGAAGTGTTTGTTCAACTCACGGGGACAACCGATGAAGACACAATCACAGTGTGGTCTGTGGTATTAAAGTTACCCGCCAAAAATGAACCAAAATTAATGCGCCAACTTTTAGAGATGAACTGCTCTGGTACTTTTGAAGCTCGTTTTGGCATAATTGAAAATCAAGTCGTGGTGATTTCAACACGCACACTAGCCGAGTTGTCTCCTGGGGAAGTTTCACGGTTAATTACAATTGTCGCCACGATCGCCGACAACAACGATGAAGCTTTACAATCTAAGTTTGGTGCAGCTTAA
- a CDS encoding MFS transporter, giving the protein MNDSAQNRDLNPKLDFKTKLAYGAGDLGPAITANISIFFLLVFFTNVAGLPAGLAGSVLLIGKIWDAVNDPFVGTLTDKTKSRRWGRRLPWMLYGAIPFGIFFFLQWIVPQFSSDRSTNISALFWYYVVIGLISQVFYTVVNLPYTAMTPELTQDYDERTSLNSFRFTFSIGGSILSLILAQIVFSQIADRQQQYFVLAVICTVISVISLYWCIFGVRDRILAFEAKRIQIAEPPSLPFFEQLKIVFTNRPFLFVIGIYLFSWLGVQITASIIPYFVTNCMGLKEADVPTVMIAVQGTALVMLFVWSHLSKKIGKKLVYFLGMSLWIIAAAGLFFLQPGQLVLMYIMAMMAGVGVSTAYLVPWSMIPDVIELDELQTGQRREGIFYGFMVLLQKFGLAFGLFLVGNALQSAGFKEAVVGQTTLPIQPESALTAIRFAVGPIPTVCLICGLVLTYFYPITREMHAEILLKLKERRETLES; this is encoded by the coding sequence ATGAACGATTCTGCCCAAAATAGAGATTTGAATCCAAAACTAGATTTTAAAACAAAACTAGCTTATGGTGCGGGTGATTTAGGCCCGGCGATTACTGCCAATATTTCGATATTTTTCTTGCTAGTTTTTTTTACAAATGTTGCTGGTCTGCCGGCTGGTTTAGCTGGTAGCGTGTTGTTGATTGGCAAAATTTGGGATGCAGTTAACGATCCTTTTGTTGGAACTTTGACTGATAAAACAAAATCTCGGCGCTGGGGTCGTCGGCTTCCGTGGATGTTATATGGTGCGATTCCTTTTGGGATTTTCTTTTTCTTGCAGTGGATTGTACCGCAATTTAGTAGCGATCGCAGTACTAATATTTCGGCTTTGTTCTGGTATTACGTGGTAATTGGGTTGATTTCTCAGGTTTTTTACACTGTTGTGAATTTGCCCTACACAGCAATGACTCCTGAACTGACTCAAGATTATGATGAACGCACCAGTCTCAATAGTTTCCGGTTTACTTTTTCCATTGGTGGCAGTATTTTATCGTTGATTTTGGCGCAAATAGTTTTTTCTCAAATTGCTGACCGCCAACAACAGTATTTTGTTTTAGCGGTAATTTGTACTGTAATTTCCGTCATCTCTTTATATTGGTGCATTTTTGGAGTCCGCGATCGCATCTTAGCTTTTGAAGCCAAACGTATCCAAATTGCAGAACCGCCATCTCTACCATTTTTTGAACAATTAAAAATCGTTTTTACTAATCGACCTTTTCTATTTGTGATTGGGATATATCTTTTTTCTTGGCTAGGTGTGCAAATCACCGCCAGCATCATTCCCTATTTTGTTACTAATTGCATGGGTCTGAAAGAAGCAGATGTACCGACAGTGATGATTGCTGTTCAAGGTACTGCCTTAGTTATGTTGTTCGTCTGGAGTCATTTAAGTAAAAAAATTGGCAAAAAATTGGTTTATTTTCTCGGTATGAGTTTATGGATTATCGCCGCCGCCGGATTATTTTTCTTACAGCCTGGTCAATTAGTATTGATGTATATTATGGCGATGATGGCTGGCGTTGGTGTGTCTACAGCTTATTTAGTTCCTTGGTCAATGATTCCTGATGTGATTGAATTAGATGAACTCCAAACTGGACAACGCCGCGAAGGTATATTTTATGGTTTTATGGTTTTGTTGCAGAAATTTGGATTAGCTTTTGGGCTATTTTTAGTAGGTAACGCCTTACAATCTGCTGGTTTTAAAGAAGCTGTTGTTGGACAAACAACTCTACCTATTCAACCAGAATCTGCACTCACAGCTATTCGCTTTGCTGTCGGCCCCATACCAACTGTTTGTTTAATTTGTGGTCTAGTTTTGACATATTTTTACCCAATTACTCGTGAAATGCACGCAGAAATATTGTTAAAACTAAAAGAGCGTCGGGAAACACTGGAAAGCTAG
- a CDS encoding N-acetyltransferase: protein MIRASTPDDAAALIAIAVAAELFPANETAELSNMLENYFSGNIGDGHLWLTDEENGEPCGVAYYAPAPFTDGTWDLLMIVVHPQYQRQGRGKALVQYVENALRASGQRILLVETSGLPSYDRARAFYTKCGFEEEARIRDFYKAGEDKVVFRKALNAE from the coding sequence ATGATTCGAGCTAGTACGCCCGATGATGCAGCAGCGTTAATCGCGATCGCTGTAGCAGCTGAGTTATTCCCCGCGAACGAAACCGCAGAACTGAGCAACATGCTGGAGAATTACTTCAGCGGTAACATCGGCGACGGTCATCTGTGGCTCACCGATGAGGAAAATGGGGAGCCGTGCGGGGTTGCTTACTACGCACCTGCCCCGTTTACGGATGGGACATGGGACTTGTTAATGATTGTTGTGCATCCCCAGTACCAGAGGCAAGGGCGAGGAAAAGCGTTAGTGCAGTATGTGGAAAATGCCTTACGGGCAAGTGGTCAGCGGATTTTGTTGGTCGAGACTTCAGGGCTTCCCAGCTATGACAGAGCGCGGGCTTTCTACACAAAGTGCGGTTTTGAGGAGGAGGCGCGTATTCGTGACTTCTACAAGGCAGGGGAAGATAAGGTGGTGTTCCGCAAGGCGTTGAATGCGGAATAG
- a CDS encoding pentapeptide repeat-containing protein yields MDAEQLKRSYDAGERYFPAANLSRARLISAYLPGINLWGADLSQANLAKAKLWGADLSQANLAKANLTRANLCGVKLKEANLRGAKLNFTKLYGADLSGAYYDDSTVFSKGFDPVCRNMRKF; encoded by the coding sequence ATGGATGCTGAACAACTCAAGCGCAGTTACGATGCAGGTGAAAGATATTTTCCGGCTGCAAATTTAAGTCGAGCTAGATTAATCTCCGCTTACTTACCGGGAATTAATCTGTGGGGAGCCGATTTGAGTCAAGCTAACCTCGCCAAAGCTAAACTCTGGGGAGCAGACTTAAGTCAAGCTAATCTTGCAAAGGCGAATTTGACAAGAGCTAATTTATGCGGTGTCAAATTAAAAGAAGCAAATCTCCGGGGAGCTAAACTCAACTTTACTAAACTGTATGGTGCAGATTTGAGTGGAGCTTATTATGATGACAGTACGGTCTTTTCTAAAGGATTTGATCCTGTTTGTAGGAATATGCGGAAGTTTTAA
- a CDS encoding biotin/lipoate A/B protein ligase family protein, translating to MSNKQVWRLIPFLEASGNVQMAIDKWLLEQHHSRKHPPTLRFYTWSPAAISLGYHQKQYPQAWENLTWQGEKLDVVRRPTGGRAVLHQGDLTYTVVTSGLAGNRLQAYTKICEFLIQGWRSLGVELTYGTSGRGYIHNSNCFGTATGADLILPNGAKLIGSAQLKRSDVILQHGSIRLQPDAELFTQVFGTESLTNVQFPQSIEQIITALIAAAKDCFDMEIEVQPFSQLEWEEIMVYSNHQNAAFSSLKS from the coding sequence ATGTCCAACAAGCAGGTATGGCGACTGATTCCTTTCTTAGAAGCCTCTGGTAATGTGCAGATGGCGATCGATAAATGGTTATTAGAACAGCACCATTCCAGAAAGCATCCTCCAACTCTGCGCTTTTATACTTGGTCGCCAGCTGCTATTTCTCTCGGTTATCATCAAAAACAATATCCCCAAGCATGGGAAAATTTAACTTGGCAAGGTGAAAAACTAGATGTAGTGCGCCGTCCCACTGGTGGTAGAGCAGTATTACACCAAGGCGATTTAACATACACTGTAGTTACATCGGGTTTAGCTGGAAACCGTTTACAAGCATATACAAAAATTTGTGAGTTTTTAATTCAAGGATGGCGATCGCTCGGCGTAGAATTAACCTACGGTACATCTGGGCGGGGCTACATCCATAACTCTAACTGCTTTGGGACAGCGACAGGTGCAGATTTAATTTTACCCAATGGTGCAAAACTCATCGGTAGCGCCCAACTCAAACGCAGTGATGTAATTTTGCAACATGGTTCCATTCGCTTGCAACCAGATGCGGAACTGTTTACCCAGGTATTTGGTACAGAGTCGTTAACTAACGTGCAGTTTCCTCAAAGTATCGAACAAATTATCACAGCCTTGATTGCTGCTGCAAAAGATTGTTTTGATATGGAAATAGAAGTCCAACCATTTTCACAACTGGAATGGGAGGAAATTATGGTCTACTCAAATCATCAAAATGCGGCATTTTCATCGTTGAAGAGTTGA
- a CDS encoding D-alanyl-D-alanine carboxypeptidase family protein → MNKAGFSGKPPNSSGDPGDDIPVALRDTPDVTSKTPLQPLVLLIGGVAGFILLAVVSGFFFSLTTPKKTADSQSPPANPLTTNSSGSPQDNNAVLGHLAYPEAPESELAPITADRRIRMRKTAAEKFRAMTQAARSAGVILVPISGFRSVKEQEQLFFEVGAQRNQTPAQRAALSAPPGHSEHHTGYAVDIGDGTASVTNLQADFDRTKAFGWLQTNAARFGFEMSFPQDNVQGVSYEPWHWRFVGDRQSLEMFYKARNLKPAKTSP, encoded by the coding sequence TTGAATAAAGCTGGGTTTTCTGGAAAACCCCCAAACTCGTCCGGTGATCCAGGTGATGACATTCCAGTGGCTTTACGCGATACTCCTGATGTCACATCTAAGACACCTTTACAACCTTTGGTTCTGCTCATTGGGGGAGTCGCGGGATTTATCCTGCTGGCTGTAGTTAGTGGTTTTTTCTTTTCTCTCACTACACCGAAAAAAACAGCCGATTCTCAATCGCCACCTGCTAATCCTCTAACCACTAATAGTTCTGGAAGTCCCCAAGATAATAATGCAGTATTGGGACATTTAGCCTACCCAGAAGCACCAGAGTCGGAGTTAGCACCAATTACCGCAGATCGCCGCATTAGAATGCGAAAGACGGCGGCGGAAAAATTTCGCGCCATGACGCAAGCCGCGCGGAGTGCGGGTGTAATTTTAGTGCCAATTTCTGGCTTTCGCTCTGTGAAAGAACAAGAGCAATTATTTTTTGAGGTGGGGGCGCAGCGAAATCAAACTCCAGCCCAAAGAGCCGCCCTCAGTGCGCCGCCTGGCCACAGTGAACATCACACTGGTTATGCGGTGGATATTGGAGACGGAACAGCATCAGTGACTAATCTCCAGGCTGACTTTGATAGAACAAAAGCTTTTGGGTGGCTACAAACAAATGCAGCCCGCTTTGGTTTTGAGATGTCTTTCCCTCAAGATAATGTGCAAGGTGTGAGTTATGAACCTTGGCATTGGAGGTTTGTAGGCGATCGCCAAAGTCTAGAAATGTTCTATAAAGCCAGAAATTTAAAACCAGCTAAGACATCACCTTAA
- a CDS encoding GGDEF domain-containing protein has protein sequence MNLIKILEIQPKWCVISLSAFLIALIGWLDYQIPPEILIAIFYLIPIGIATWFADNCSGVLFSLISAITNFLVNQRPNFHYLHPLVPYWNTIVVLVFFLFTNYLLSQQKVTLKNLERLARTDALTGLHNRAFFLELVNIEIHKSLRHKEHLTIAYFDVDNFKYINDQFGHTVGDRLLCLVAENAKNNLRKIDIIARIGGDEFAILLPRTGYEASEIVLQRLQRTLSSAMQEQHWPVTFSIGAITFIKPPLSVTEMIEKADNLMYGAKKKGKNLLRHELSPN, from the coding sequence ATGAATTTAATCAAAATATTAGAGATTCAACCTAAATGGTGCGTAATATCGCTCAGTGCCTTCTTAATAGCCTTGATAGGTTGGTTAGATTACCAAATACCGCCAGAAATTTTAATAGCAATTTTTTATTTAATTCCGATTGGTATTGCCACATGGTTTGCTGATAACTGTAGTGGGGTATTATTTTCTTTGATTAGTGCAATTACAAATTTTTTGGTCAATCAAAGACCCAATTTTCACTATTTACACCCTCTAGTACCTTATTGGAATACGATTGTAGTTCTAGTATTTTTCTTATTTACTAATTATCTTTTATCACAACAAAAAGTCACATTAAAAAACTTAGAACGGCTGGCTCGCACCGATGCTTTGACAGGATTACATAATAGGGCTTTTTTTTTGGAATTAGTAAATATTGAAATTCATAAATCTTTAAGACATAAAGAACATTTAACTATTGCTTATTTTGATGTAGACAATTTTAAATATATTAACGATCAATTTGGACACACTGTTGGCGATCGCCTACTATGTTTAGTGGCAGAAAATGCTAAAAATAATCTGCGTAAAATTGATATAATTGCCAGAATAGGTGGTGATGAATTTGCCATTTTATTGCCACGCACTGGTTATGAAGCATCAGAAATAGTATTACAGAGATTGCAAAGAACTTTATCATCTGCTATGCAGGAACAACATTGGCCTGTCACATTTAGTATTGGTGCAATCACTTTTATTAAACCACCACTTTCGGTTACTGAAATGATCGAAAAAGCCGATAATTTAATGTATGGTGCCAAAAAAAAGGGGAAAAACTTACTTCGCCACGAATTATCACCAAATTAA
- a CDS encoding DUF1838 domain-containing protein: MVAEVKELEAHHWVKTRSSLDSSESTFLTWKGKIYSFIPGEKRKLLFKMLGVSVSRCISTEKGSWDFTSRELTYYLNPETEEILPKWKNPWTGETVPVLHVANNPVQGHFKDKFPAQVEGDSTTFVFDIFPTYPNPLAENPKFAEYSPYETYQAAELFKLTVPTADLFNTELNSVSQLKLSWDRIGQWLPWMKMGDRTGNLIYSAVGSKVGGLAELPQLLQDEINHRVPLYKQAPKAFADGEDMTSWLYFQKHFDAYLAGEIFPLPAAEEL; the protein is encoded by the coding sequence ATGGTAGCAGAAGTTAAAGAATTAGAGGCGCACCATTGGGTAAAAACTCGCTCTTCTCTCGACTCTAGTGAATCTACATTTTTAACTTGGAAAGGGAAAATTTATAGTTTTATTCCCGGAGAGAAAAGAAAACTTTTATTTAAAATGTTGGGAGTGAGTGTCAGTAGATGTATTTCCACAGAAAAAGGTAGTTGGGATTTCACTTCTCGTGAACTGACTTATTACTTAAACCCAGAAACAGAAGAGATTTTGCCTAAATGGAAAAATCCTTGGACTGGTGAAACTGTACCTGTGTTACACGTTGCGAATAATCCTGTGCAAGGACATTTTAAAGATAAATTTCCAGCGCAAGTCGAGGGAGACAGCACAACTTTTGTCTTTGATATTTTTCCGACATATCCAAATCCCTTAGCAGAAAATCCCAAATTTGCTGAATATAGCCCTTATGAAACTTACCAAGCCGCAGAATTATTTAAATTGACTGTCCCCACCGCAGATTTATTTAACACAGAACTCAATTCAGTTTCTCAGCTTAAACTGAGTTGGGATAGGATTGGTCAATGGTTGCCTTGGATGAAAATGGGCGATCGCACTGGTAATCTCATCTATAGTGCAGTAGGTAGCAAAGTTGGCGGTTTAGCAGAATTACCCCAACTACTACAAGATGAAATTAATCACCGTGTTCCTTTATATAAACAAGCTCCCAAAGCATTTGCTGATGGGGAAGATATGACATCTTGGTTATACTTCCAAAAGCATTTTGACGCTTACTTAGCAGGTGAAATCTTTCCCTTACCAGCCGCAGAAGAATTGTAA
- a CDS encoding aromatic ring-hydroxylating dioxygenase subunit alpha has translation MSSLSQAVQTCDVRQLGINPNHWYVVAPSHEVTHEPVGVIIWHQAIALYRDSTGKIHALEDRCPHRQVKLSHGQVIGNELECAYHGWRFNSSGECTEVPYLAANQKLPNCQIRRYPVKEQDGFIWLFPGDGEHSNQPLGLPEWEHLNYIASVAVINCQAHYSYLIENLMDMYHGHLHQDLQAWAAASLQDIDEDDYRVDAHYTAQSYYKIDKIWSISQLFFPALRKLHPEPLDVSYIYPHWQSTLGKDFKIYCLLCPVSETQTKAYLIHFTSLNAFWRLHKLPVWFRRFIKDSLFNAAKKLLDGLVVQDVEMIEEEQQAYLQNRQRRNYELNRALVSVQKLIRSQVERLG, from the coding sequence ATGTCATCTCTCTCTCAAGCTGTGCAAACTTGTGATGTTCGTCAATTGGGGATTAATCCTAATCACTGGTATGTAGTTGCACCGAGTCATGAGGTAACACATGAACCTGTAGGCGTGATAATTTGGCATCAGGCGATCGCACTTTACCGCGACAGCACAGGTAAAATTCACGCTTTAGAAGACCGCTGTCCCCATCGTCAAGTTAAACTGAGCCACGGCCAAGTTATCGGTAATGAATTGGAATGTGCTTATCACGGTTGGCGTTTCAATTCCTCCGGCGAGTGTACAGAGGTTCCTTATTTAGCAGCAAATCAAAAATTGCCAAACTGTCAAATTCGTCGCTACCCAGTCAAAGAACAAGACGGTTTTATTTGGTTATTTCCTGGTGATGGAGAACATTCTAATCAACCTTTAGGTTTACCAGAATGGGAACATTTGAATTATATTGCTTCGGTTGCAGTGATTAACTGTCAAGCCCATTATTCTTATTTAATTGAAAACTTGATGGATATGTATCACGGGCATTTACATCAAGATTTACAAGCTTGGGCGGCAGCATCTTTACAAGATATTGATGAAGATGATTACCGTGTAGATGCTCATTATACAGCCCAAAGTTATTACAAAATAGATAAAATTTGGTCGATATCTCAGTTATTTTTTCCCGCATTGCGAAAACTACATCCTGAACCATTGGATGTAAGTTATATCTATCCCCATTGGCAATCCACTCTAGGCAAAGACTTTAAAATTTATTGTTTATTGTGTCCTGTAAGTGAAACTCAAACTAAAGCTTATTTAATTCATTTCACCTCACTCAACGCTTTTTGGCGATTACATAAATTACCTGTATGGTTTCGCCGATTTATTAAAGATAGTTTATTTAATGCAGCCAAAAAATTACTTGATGGTTTAGTAGTGCAAGATGTAGAAATGATTGAGGAAGAACAACAAGCATATTTGCAAAATCGCCAAAGACGCAATTATGAATTAAATCGAGCTTTAGTGAGTGTGCAGAAACTAATACGGAGTCAAGTTGAGAGATTAGGCTGA
- a CDS encoding AEC family transporter, whose protein sequence is MANLLELYVKLVGLILIGFFLGRKLPTTVPTRLGQLLFWVGVPVSIVAFLRQADLSAQIWIAPAIAHLAIFLGAFLAWLTIKGQAYLTNTTFQHPTQGSFILAAMVGNTGYIGFPVTLAMVGQDYFAWALFYDLLGSLFGAYGLGVALASRFGYGGTNYWQMAQAILINPALWSFGFGLLFRQVSISTTAEFYLEKLGWCAVALSLALIGMRLSLLNSWQRVPQAAVSLAIKMLLVPLLLGSTLSLFGVTGSAAKVIVLQMAMPPAFATMVLAETFDLDRDLAVTSLALGVILLLVTLPVWLWLF, encoded by the coding sequence TTGGCAAACCTCCTAGAACTATACGTCAAACTGGTAGGCTTAATCTTAATCGGATTTTTCCTGGGACGGAAACTGCCTACCACAGTTCCAACGCGTTTGGGTCAGTTGCTTTTTTGGGTAGGAGTACCTGTAAGTATTGTTGCTTTCTTACGTCAAGCTGACTTATCGGCACAGATTTGGATTGCTCCGGCGATCGCTCATTTAGCAATTTTTTTGGGTGCATTTTTGGCTTGGTTAACTATTAAAGGCCAAGCTTATCTGACAAATACAACTTTCCAGCACCCGACTCAGGGAAGTTTTATTTTAGCGGCAATGGTAGGCAACACTGGTTATATCGGCTTTCCTGTGACTTTAGCAATGGTAGGCCAAGATTATTTTGCCTGGGCTTTATTTTACGATTTATTAGGGTCATTATTTGGCGCTTACGGTCTGGGTGTCGCCCTAGCATCTCGTTTTGGCTACGGTGGGACAAACTACTGGCAAATGGCTCAAGCCATCTTGATTAATCCCGCCCTGTGGAGTTTTGGTTTTGGCTTATTGTTTCGCCAAGTTAGCATCTCTACTACTGCGGAATTTTATCTAGAGAAATTGGGGTGGTGTGCTGTCGCTTTATCTCTAGCCTTAATTGGAATGCGACTCTCCCTACTCAATTCTTGGCAAAGAGTCCCACAAGCGGCTGTCAGCTTGGCAATCAAAATGCTCCTAGTACCTCTACTGCTCGGCAGTACTTTATCACTTTTTGGCGTGACTGGTTCTGCTGCCAAGGTAATTGTTTTACAAATGGCTATGCCACCAGCATTTGCCACAATGGTGTTAGCCGAAACCTTCGATCTTGACCGCGACCTCGCTGTGACTTCCTTAGCACTGGGTGTGATATTGTTGCTGGTGACTTTACCTGTTTGGCTGTGGTTGTTTTGA
- a CDS encoding class II glutamine amidotransferase translates to MCQLLGMNCNVPTDICFSFEGFSARGGKTDDHNDGWGIAFFEGKGCRLLLDDKPSVTSPVADLVRRYPIHSTHVIAHIRKATQGEVALKNCHPFQRELWGRYWVFAHNGNLPDFHPQNMGFYEPVGNTDSEKAFCIILETLREAFPHGKPPLDKLNFVLRQITAEIAKVGVFNYLLSDGEHFFAHCSTKLTYIVRQAPFAAAHSIDQDMTVDFRELTSPSDRVAVIATTPLTDNEVWTTIQPGELLVFQDGLPQK, encoded by the coding sequence ATGTGCCAACTGCTAGGGATGAATTGCAATGTTCCCACAGATATTTGTTTTTCCTTTGAGGGTTTTTCAGCACGGGGAGGCAAAACGGATGATCATAATGATGGTTGGGGGATTGCATTTTTTGAAGGAAAGGGATGTCGGCTATTGTTAGATGACAAACCTTCTGTTACATCTCCAGTAGCAGATTTGGTACGGCGCTATCCCATCCACTCTACCCATGTTATCGCCCATATCCGTAAAGCAACTCAGGGTGAGGTAGCCTTAAAAAACTGTCATCCGTTCCAAAGAGAACTTTGGGGTAGGTATTGGGTATTTGCCCACAATGGCAATTTACCAGATTTTCATCCCCAGAATATGGGTTTTTACGAACCAGTGGGAAACACTGATAGTGAGAAAGCATTCTGCATCATCCTAGAAACTCTACGAGAAGCTTTTCCGCATGGTAAACCTCCCTTAGACAAACTTAATTTTGTCCTGCGTCAAATTACGGCTGAAATAGCCAAAGTAGGAGTTTTTAACTATTTGTTATCGGATGGAGAACACTTTTTTGCCCACTGTTCCACGAAACTTACCTACATTGTGCGTCAAGCCCCCTTTGCAGCCGCCCACTCAATTGATCAAGATATGACTGTGGATTTTCGGGAGTTGACTTCGCCAAGCGATCGCGTCGCTGTCATTGCTACTACCCCTCTTACTGATAATGAAGTCTGGACAACAATCCAACCAGGAGAACTACTGGTTTTTCAAGACGGACTACCCCAAAAATAG
- a CDS encoding phosphoribosyltransferase: protein MPDLYVSWSEYHYKIEQLAVQVYQSGWEFNQIVCLARGGLRVGDIISRIYQKPLAILAASSYSGPGKQERGHLTFSHHLTMTTEQLGSHILLIDDLVDSGITLQQTIPWLRENVDSAIAEVRSAVIWYKACSVIKPDYYVDYLPDNPWIHQPFEHYEHTNPAALAEKMSQLC from the coding sequence ATGCCAGACCTTTACGTTTCTTGGTCAGAATATCACTATAAAATTGAACAACTGGCGGTTCAGGTGTATCAATCTGGTTGGGAATTCAACCAAATTGTCTGCCTAGCCAGAGGCGGACTGCGAGTCGGAGATATTATTTCGCGGATCTATCAAAAACCACTGGCGATTCTAGCTGCATCATCTTACAGTGGCCCCGGTAAGCAAGAAAGAGGTCATCTCACCTTTTCTCATCATTTGACAATGACTACTGAACAGTTAGGTTCCCACATTCTTTTAATTGACGATTTGGTAGACTCTGGAATTACTCTTCAACAGACAATTCCTTGGTTACGGGAAAATGTCGATTCTGCCATTGCAGAAGTTCGCAGCGCCGTTATTTGGTATAAAGCTTGTTCGGTCATCAAGCCCGATTATTACGTTGATTACTTACCAGATAATCCCTGGATTCATCAGCCCTTTGAACATTACGAACATACCAATCCCGCTGCTTTGGCAGAAAAGATGAGTCAACTTTGTTGA